One genomic region from Phycisphaerae bacterium encodes:
- the asnB gene encoding asparagine synthase (glutamine-hydrolyzing), which yields MCGIAGYIGRSEIGPDRIDRTLALMRNRGPDHQAHTVFRDGDLHVVLLHSRLSILDLDPRSNQPFSIGDHHLVFNGEIYNYVELREDLERRGISFNTESDTEVLLQSYLAYGPGCVEKFEGMWSFAIYDRGEHRIFLSRDRFAEKPLYYIADDDGVYFGSEVKFLQALADRPLAINQRQVLRYLVNGYKSLYKQPETFFTEVREVPYASNLEIRDDLRPRLQRYWVPQYTPRDMTLGEAVEGFRHYLQESIRIRLRADVPLAFCLSGGIDSGAIASIAAKVFNYDVTTFSISDEDERYNEFDNIRATVDDLGCRHHVMSIPHRDMRRRLEELVRYHDAPVYTLTYCIHSCLSEMISRGGFRVAVSGTAADELVTGYYDHFNLHLYEVRHHPDFATWLADWHDGPGRFVRNPHLKNPGLYFDNPDFRDHIYRNNHVFAEMLTCDFREAFFEERFCDSLLRNRMLNELFHEATPVILHEDDLNSMYYSVENRSPYLDSRLFQFAFSIPPEHLIRDGYGKYVLREAVKGILNDKVRLDRQKKGFNASFHALFDPRDPEDRDFLLSEGPIFDLIRRDRIEALLGEETLSNSFSKFLFNFVSAKLFLEQWARGTPGSVTPDRDTALCGSTQS from the coding sequence ATGTGCGGCATCGCCGGATACATCGGCCGGTCGGAAATCGGTCCTGATAGAATCGACCGGACGCTGGCCCTGATGCGCAATCGCGGCCCGGACCATCAGGCCCATACGGTCTTCCGCGATGGCGACCTTCACGTCGTGCTTCTCCACTCCAGGCTCAGCATCCTCGATCTGGATCCTCGCTCCAACCAGCCGTTCAGCATCGGCGACCACCACCTGGTCTTCAACGGCGAAATCTACAACTACGTTGAGCTGCGAGAGGATCTCGAGCGACGGGGGATCAGCTTCAACACCGAGTCGGACACCGAAGTCCTGCTTCAATCATACCTGGCCTATGGACCGGGTTGCGTCGAGAAGTTCGAGGGCATGTGGAGCTTCGCGATTTATGATCGAGGCGAGCACCGCATCTTTCTTTCGCGAGATCGCTTTGCCGAGAAGCCGCTGTATTACATCGCCGACGATGACGGCGTCTATTTCGGGTCCGAGGTCAAGTTTCTTCAAGCCCTCGCCGACAGACCGCTGGCGATCAATCAGCGGCAGGTCCTCCGTTACCTTGTCAACGGCTACAAATCGCTCTACAAGCAACCGGAGACGTTTTTCACAGAGGTGCGCGAGGTGCCGTATGCGTCGAACCTGGAGATCCGGGACGATCTCAGGCCGCGCCTGCAACGTTATTGGGTGCCGCAGTACACGCCTCGCGACATGACGCTGGGCGAGGCCGTCGAGGGCTTTCGTCACTATCTGCAGGAGAGCATCCGCATACGCCTGAGGGCAGATGTGCCACTGGCCTTTTGCCTGAGCGGAGGCATCGACTCGGGGGCCATCGCCTCCATCGCCGCCAAGGTCTTCAACTACGACGTCACCACTTTCTCCATCAGCGACGAGGACGAGCGGTACAACGAGTTCGACAATATCCGGGCCACCGTGGACGATCTCGGTTGCCGCCACCACGTCATGAGCATTCCGCACCGGGACATGCGGCGGCGTCTCGAGGAATTGGTGCGCTACCATGACGCCCCGGTCTACACGTTGACCTATTGCATCCACTCGTGCCTTTCGGAGATGATCTCTCGCGGGGGCTTTCGGGTGGCCGTTTCGGGTACGGCCGCCGACGAGCTGGTCACCGGCTATTACGACCATTTCAACCTGCACCTGTACGAGGTTCGGCACCATCCGGACTTCGCCACCTGGCTTGCCGACTGGCATGACGGCCCGGGACGATTTGTTCGCAACCCGCACCTCAAGAACCCAGGACTTTACTTCGACAACCCGGATTTCCGCGACCACATCTACCGCAATAACCACGTATTCGCGGAAATGCTCACCTGCGACTTCAGGGAGGCCTTCTTCGAGGAGCGATTCTGCGATTCCCTGTTGCGAAACCGGATGCTCAATGAGTTGTTCCACGAGGCAACGCCGGTCATCCTCCACGAAGATGACCTGAACTCGATGTATTACAGCGTTGAGAACCGCAGCCCTTACCTGGACTCGCGGTTGTTTCAGTTCGCCTTTTCGATTCCGCCCGAGCACCTCATCCGCGACGGCTACGGCAAATACGTGCTGCGCGAGGCGGTCAAGGGCATTCTCAACGACAAGGTTCGCCTCGACCGGCAGAAGAAAGGCTTCAACGCGAGTTTCCACGCTCTTTTCGACCCGCGCGACCCGGAGGATCGAGATTTCCTGCTCTCGGAGGGGCCGATCTTCGATCTGATCCGCCGCGACCGGATCGAGGCGCTGCTCGGCGAAGAGACGCTCAGCAACAGCTTCAGCAAGTTCCTGTTCAACTTTGTGAGCGCCAAGCTGTTCCTGGAGCAATGGGCCCGCGGCACTCCGGGTTCCGTGACGCCCGACCGCGATACGGCACTCTGCGGGAGCACACAATCATGA
- a CDS encoding AMP-binding protein, with protein MSVIETMPATIPQRLAKNAETPDCAEFLCLLHADGEPERFSYRDVLNEAGRYTSFYRQAGLVPGDRMVIILRHSLDAYASFIGAILGGFVPSFWSCPSPKISAHEYLKMLASLLAGAKPRLLLTYSRLGDQPEALTMFRDAAVPSYVVDEVPKTTEAPAWHMPDDPETIAFLQYSSGTTGAKKGVAISHRALLWQVDHYADAIRLDSSDRIVSWLPLYHDMGLIACFMLPFIRQVPLVAMCPFEWVQRPAMWLQAISDFRGTLSWLPNFAYSFMATTVTDTELAGIDLSSLRGIVNCSEPLLSRSHEQFVRRFAACGLSNTALCSSYAMAENTFAVTSGGFDGPLADDCIDGPTFAGTGQAIPAPADSPTCRRMISSGTPLPQTEITIVDDQGRPLPDRRLGEIVLRTPCLLTRYDNNPEATAKALRDGAYFTGDLGYVADGQLYVTGRKNDMLIIRGQNIYPQDIEEIVSATPGIIPGRCAAIGVPNERSGTEDLIILAETQETDPEKRESIRRDVLARIARATEVAPADVCLLEHMWLRKSTSGKISRNVNRDRYIEMIADSRSPESASCSPNAATTAESTLSAVRRCVTQVLSQVRAGRFARVGDDEPLVTSGLIDSLGLVSLLTAVETGFRVQIPTPILADVLNIDTIRRIADLVDRLRTGAPGPKDFDSFPHGPDDVPLLIGAPRTTRRTKGFWAHYYRWVFRRHGIRVGKGLRVLGPLMLRFDGDPRNITIGEDVTLMPGVDLKIRENGSIILHDGVVLDTNVRLVAARDGRIILGENAQLGMGTIVNAGADVIIGRRTAFASYCTIISSEHNYLTREPFMRQGYRHEPVYIGEDVWGAAYTFVGRGARIGNGAVIGANTQIRGHIPAWAVVMGNPARVVRFRT; from the coding sequence ATGAGCGTCATTGAGACGATGCCCGCGACCATTCCCCAACGGCTGGCAAAGAACGCCGAAACGCCCGACTGCGCGGAGTTCCTCTGCCTGCTGCACGCGGACGGCGAACCCGAACGGTTCAGCTATCGCGACGTGCTCAATGAAGCCGGGCGCTACACAAGTTTCTATCGCCAGGCCGGTCTGGTCCCCGGCGATCGAATGGTCATTATCCTTCGGCACTCGCTCGACGCCTATGCATCCTTCATCGGCGCGATTCTGGGCGGGTTCGTGCCCAGCTTCTGGTCTTGTCCATCACCCAAGATCTCAGCGCATGAGTATCTCAAGATGCTCGCCTCGCTGCTGGCGGGAGCGAAACCCAGACTGCTGCTGACCTACTCCCGTCTCGGCGATCAGCCGGAAGCTCTTACGATGTTCCGAGATGCGGCCGTGCCGTCGTATGTCGTCGACGAGGTTCCCAAGACTACCGAGGCACCCGCGTGGCACATGCCCGACGATCCTGAGACGATCGCCTTCCTCCAGTACTCGAGCGGCACCACCGGCGCCAAGAAAGGCGTGGCCATATCGCACCGGGCACTGCTCTGGCAAGTTGACCATTACGCGGATGCCATACGCCTCGATTCGTCCGATCGCATCGTCAGTTGGCTGCCGCTGTATCACGACATGGGTCTGATCGCCTGCTTCATGCTGCCCTTTATCAGGCAAGTGCCTCTGGTCGCCATGTGCCCCTTCGAGTGGGTCCAGCGTCCGGCCATGTGGCTCCAAGCGATTTCCGACTTCCGCGGCACGCTGTCGTGGCTGCCCAACTTCGCCTACAGCTTCATGGCAACGACCGTGACGGATACCGAGCTGGCGGGCATTGACCTTTCGAGCCTTCGCGGCATCGTGAACTGCTCCGAACCCCTTCTGAGTCGTAGCCATGAGCAGTTTGTGCGGCGATTCGCGGCCTGCGGCCTGAGCAATACCGCTTTGTGCAGCTCGTATGCCATGGCCGAGAACACGTTTGCCGTCACTTCGGGCGGCTTTGACGGCCCGCTGGCCGACGACTGCATCGATGGACCGACGTTCGCCGGAACCGGTCAGGCGATACCTGCCCCTGCCGATTCGCCAACCTGCCGCAGGATGATCAGCTCGGGCACCCCCCTGCCGCAGACCGAGATTACTATCGTCGATGACCAGGGACGGCCGCTGCCCGATCGCCGGCTTGGCGAAATCGTTCTCCGCACGCCCTGTCTGCTGACCCGTTACGACAACAACCCTGAGGCGACCGCTAAAGCCCTCCGCGACGGTGCCTACTTCACCGGCGACCTGGGCTATGTGGCGGACGGGCAGTTGTATGTTACCGGCCGCAAGAACGACATGCTGATCATCCGCGGGCAGAACATCTATCCGCAGGATATTGAGGAAATCGTCAGCGCGACGCCGGGCATCATCCCCGGCCGTTGCGCGGCCATCGGCGTGCCCAATGAGCGGTCCGGAACCGAAGATCTGATCATCCTTGCTGAGACGCAGGAGACCGATCCGGAGAAACGGGAATCGATCCGACGCGACGTGCTCGCCCGTATCGCCCGGGCAACCGAGGTCGCCCCTGCCGACGTCTGCCTGCTCGAACATATGTGGCTGCGCAAGAGCACCTCGGGAAAGATCTCGCGAAACGTCAATCGCGACCGATACATTGAGATGATCGCCGATTCACGATCGCCGGAATCCGCATCGTGCTCCCCCAATGCCGCCACGACCGCCGAATCGACGCTCTCGGCGGTCCGACGTTGCGTGACCCAGGTCCTGTCGCAGGTTCGGGCCGGTCGGTTCGCCCGGGTCGGTGACGACGAGCCGCTGGTCACCTCCGGGTTGATCGATTCGCTTGGACTGGTCTCGCTGCTTACGGCCGTCGAAACCGGCTTCAGGGTGCAGATACCGACGCCAATACTGGCCGACGTTCTAAACATCGATACGATTCGAAGAATCGCAGACCTGGTCGATCGCCTGCGGACGGGGGCTCCCGGGCCAAAGGATTTCGACTCTTTCCCACACGGTCCTGACGACGTGCCATTGCTCATCGGGGCCCCTCGCACCACCCGGCGAACCAAGGGCTTCTGGGCACACTACTATCGCTGGGTCTTCCGCCGTCATGGCATACGCGTCGGCAAGGGCCTCCGCGTCCTCGGGCCTCTGATGCTCCGATTTGACGGCGATCCGAGAAACATCACCATCGGTGAGGATGTAACGCTGATGCCCGGCGTTGACCTCAAGATCCGAGAGAACGGCAGCATCATCTTGCACGACGGGGTCGTCCTCGACACCAACGTCAGGCTGGTTGCCGCCCGCGACGGCCGTATCATTCTTGGCGAGAATGCCCAGCTCGGCATGGGCACGATCGTCAACGCTGGTGCCGACGTGATCATCGGCCGGCGAACCGCCTTTGCCAGTTACTGCACCATCATATCCTCGGAACACAACTACCTTACCCGCGAGCCCTTCATGCGGCAGGGCTACCGGCACGAACCCGTCTACATCGGCGAGGACGTCTGGGGTGCGGCCTATACCTTTGTCGGCCGAGGCGCGCGGATCGGTAACGGCGCCGTCATCGGCGCCAACACCCAGATCCGAGGCCACATCCCCGCCTGGGCCGTGGTCATGGGCAACCCCGCCCGGGTCGTGCGCTTCAGAACTTGA
- a CDS encoding N-acetyl sugar amidotransferase, which yields MKYCTRCVLPDTRPGIVLDSEGVCNACKSVAAKREIDWAGRKQRLAEIISEAKRRSLGYDCVIPVSGGKDSTWQTIVCLEYGLRILAVTWRTPGRTEIGQRNLDNLIRLGVDHIDFTIHPEVERRFTLKALRKTGSSAVPMHMALYAIPLKIALAMDIPMVVWGESPYMEYGGTDREIEIDRWDPDTLRRHGILQGTTAEDWVDEELTLKDLEPYRLPPQEQFSGKRIMSIFLGYYLPWDPWESKRVATARGFQADARGPRVGLYDYADIDCHFISVHHHFKWFKFGFTRLWDNLAIEIRNGRLTREEAVRIIAERGDQTPHDDIQGFCKYLGITVDEFRQIEDRFRNPAIWTREDGRWVIKDFLIKEWKWT from the coding sequence ATGAAGTACTGCACCCGCTGTGTCCTGCCCGACACCCGCCCTGGAATCGTTCTCGACTCGGAGGGGGTTTGTAATGCCTGCAAATCAGTCGCCGCCAAGCGAGAGATCGACTGGGCGGGCAGAAAGCAACGGTTGGCAGAGATCATCTCGGAGGCCAAGCGGCGAAGCCTCGGCTACGACTGCGTCATCCCCGTCAGCGGCGGCAAGGACAGCACGTGGCAGACAATCGTCTGCCTCGAATATGGCCTCCGCATCCTTGCGGTCACGTGGCGAACGCCCGGACGAACCGAGATCGGTCAACGCAACCTGGATAATCTCATCCGCCTGGGCGTCGATCATATCGATTTCACGATTCATCCCGAAGTGGAGCGGCGGTTCACGCTCAAGGCCCTGCGCAAGACGGGCAGCTCGGCGGTGCCCATGCACATGGCCCTGTATGCCATACCGCTCAAGATCGCACTAGCGATGGATATCCCGATGGTCGTCTGGGGCGAAAGCCCTTACATGGAGTACGGCGGAACCGACCGGGAAATTGAGATCGACCGCTGGGACCCGGACACCCTTCGACGCCATGGAATCCTGCAAGGCACCACGGCCGAGGACTGGGTCGACGAAGAACTCACTCTCAAGGACCTCGAACCGTACCGCCTGCCGCCGCAGGAGCAGTTCTCGGGAAAGCGGATCATGTCGATCTTCCTCGGCTACTACCTGCCCTGGGACCCATGGGAAAGCAAGCGGGTCGCGACCGCGCGTGGATTCCAGGCCGACGCTCGAGGACCCCGCGTCGGCCTCTACGACTATGCCGATATCGATTGCCATTTCATCTCCGTTCATCACCATTTCAAGTGGTTCAAGTTCGGTTTCACCCGACTGTGGGACAACCTGGCCATCGAGATCCGCAACGGTCGCCTGACGCGCGAGGAAGCCGTCCGAATCATCGCCGAGCGCGGCGACCAGACGCCGCATGACGATATTCAAGGCTTCTGCAAGTATCTGGGTATCACCGTCGATGAATTCCGGCAGATCGAGGACCGTTTCCGCAACCCCGCCATCTGGACGAGGGAAGACGGCCGCTGGGTCATCAAGGATTTCCTGATCAAGGAGTGGAAGTGGACATGA